Proteins from one Juglans microcarpa x Juglans regia isolate MS1-56 chromosome 1S, Jm3101_v1.0, whole genome shotgun sequence genomic window:
- the LOC121246848 gene encoding protein NRT1/ PTR FAMILY 5.1, whose protein sequence is MEACKGYTQDGTVDLRGRPVLASKTGKWKACAFLIGYEALERMAFNGIASNLVNYLTTQLHQDTVSSVRDVNNWSGAVWITPILGAYIADSYAGRFWTFTVSSLIYVMGMVLLTTVVSLKSLRPSCTNGVCNKASTSEISFFYLSLYTIAIGAGGTKPNISTFGADQFDDFNPHEKELKVSFFNWWMFSTFLGALVATLGLVYIQDNLGWGLGYGIPTAGLLLSLFIFYMGIPIYRHKVRKTKSPARDLIRVPIAAFKNRKLQLPNNPSELYEFELQHHTSSGKRQVHHTTIFRFLDKAAIKDASLDASRPPCTVTQVEGAKLILGMILIWLVTLIPSTIWAQINTLFVKQGTTLNRSLSPNFWIPAASLGSFVTLSMLIFVPMYDRYFVPFMRRRTGNSRGITMLQRLGIGFFIQVIATGVSYAVEVRRMHVIRVNHIVGPKQIVPMSIFWLLPQYVLLGMADVFNAIGLLEFFYDQSPENMQSLGTTFFTSGIGVGNFLNSFLVTMVDKITGRNGGKSWIGNNLNDCHLDYYYVFLLLISIINLGAFLWASSKYVYKKEITEAKEGCLQMEGRVLDISPLGLQV, encoded by the exons ATGGAAGCCTGCAAAGGTTATACCCAAGATGGCACCGTTGATCTTCGTGGCCGCCCTGTACTTGCTTCTAAAACTGGGAAATGGAAAGCCTGCGCTTTCCTTATTG GTTATGAGGCATTAGAGAGGATGGCCTTCAACGGAATAGCGTCCAACTTGGTGAATTACTTGACAACCCAACTTCATCAAGACACAGTTTCATCAGTAAGGGATGTGAATAACTGGTCCGGAGCTGTGTGGATTACACCAATTCTTGGTGCTTACATTGCAGATTCTTACGCGGGTCGCTTCTGGACTTTCACCGTCTCATCACTCATATACGTCATG GGGATGGTGCTTCTGACAACAGTAGTTTCACTCAAAAGCTTGAGGCCATCATGTACAAATGGAGTCTGCAACAAGGCCTCCACTTCAGAGATTTCCTTCTTCTACTTATCTCTCTACACTATAGCAATTGGGGCAGGTGGAACGAAGCCCAACATATCCACCTTTGGCGCAGACCAGTTTGATGATTTCAATCCCCATGAGAAAGAGCTCAAGGTTTCATTCTTCAACTGGTGGATGTTCAGCACTTTCTTAGGCGCTTTAGTTGCCACTCTTGGCCTTGTTTATATTCAAGACAATCTTGGATGGGGATTAGGCTATGGTATACCTACGGCCGGGCTTCTGCTGtccctatttattttctatatggGGATCCCAATCTACAGACACAAAGTTAGGAAGACTAAAAGCCCTGCAAGGGACTTGATTCGAGTCCCTATTGCTGCCTTCAAAAATAGGAAGCTTCAACTACCTAACAACCCCTCAGAGCTTTATGAGTTTGAGCTGCAGCATCACACAAGCAGTGGCAAGAGACAGGTCCATCACACCACCATTTTCAG GTTCTTGGACAAGGCTGCAATAAAAGATGCCAGCTTGGACGCCTCAAGACCACCTTGCACAGTGACTCAGGTAGAAGGAGCGAAGCTAATTTTGGGGATGATACTGATATGGCTTGTAACACTAATTCCTAGCACGATTTGGGCACAAATCAACACTCTTTTTGTCAAACAAGGTACCACCTTAAATCGAAGCCTGAGCCCGAATTTCTGGATTCCAGCTGCCTCGCTGGGGAGCTTCGTGACTCTCTCCATGCTCATTTTTGTGCCCATGTATGACCGTTACTTTGTGCCATTTATGCGTCGGAGAACTGGAAATTCTAGGGGAATCACAATGCTTCAGAGGCTGGGCATTGGGTTTTTCATCCAAGTCATTGCCACTGGAGTTTCTTATGCTGTGGAAGTTAGGCGCATGCATGTCATAAGAGTGAACCACATAGTAGGTCCCAAGCAAATTGTTCCTATGAGCATATTTTGGCTCTTGCCCCAATACGTTCTACTAGGCATGGCGGATGTGTTCAATGCAATTGGGTTGCTAGAATTCTTCTATGATCAGTCTCCAGAGAACATGCAAAGTCTTGGGACAACGTTCTTCACAAGTGGGATTGGTGTTGGCAACTTTTTGAACAGCTTTCTGGTGACAATGGTGGATAAAATTACAGGAAGGAACGGGGGGAAGAGTTGGATAGGCAACAATTTGAATGACTGTCACTTGGATTACTATTACGTCTTCCTGCTGCTCATATCCATAATTAATTTAGGGGCCTTTCTGTGGGCATCAAGTAAATACGTTTACAAGAAGGAGATCACAGAAGCGAAGGAGGGTTGTCTTCAAATGGAGGGCAGAGTCTTAGATATATCTCCTCTGGGGTTACAGGTATAA
- the LOC121247495 gene encoding protein FAR1-RELATED SEQUENCE 5-like — MPGYFGPVPTWSPTFIPYPVGNPFQHIMEPPTLISNTSSATSRVVGSEDNRPDGGETSAPCGSPRAEECTEHKPSPTEPDHDDTIEEPKSGMEFNSFEDLLSYYKEYGKKCGFGVMTKRTERGEDESVRYVTLACARGGKARNRTLNVANPRPAGKTECKAKINALRQDGVLRLTTVHNIHNHGLSPKKSRFFRCNREVSDAVKRVLDTNDLAGIRTNKSYGSLVVGAGGFENLPFLEKDCRNYIDKARHLRLGAGGAGALRDYFLQMQYKNPGFFYMMDIDDEGRLKNVFWADPRSRAAYQDFGDVVTFDTTYLTNRYGMPFAPFVGVNHHGQSILLGAGLISSEDTETFVWLFETWLQCMDGIAPKAIITVQDRAMKNAIALVFPKTRHRFCLWHILKKVPEKLGSYSLYKTGMKNALMKCVYDTQLVDEFEKCWDQLINTYNLHENAWLQSLYVEREHWVPAYLKECFWAGMSTTQRSESMNAFFDGYVHTRTNLKEFVDQFDNALKKRLRMKILRTSSHLMPQSPAYLDLRLKRGFKSCTRM; from the coding sequence ATGCCTGGTTATTTTGGACCAGTGCCTACATGGTCACCGACTTTTATACCATATCCAGTTGGCAACCCATTTCAACATATCATGGAACCTCCTACTCTTATCAGCAATACAAGCTCCGCCACAAGCAGAGTAGTTGGTTCAGAGGATAATAGACCTGATGGTGGGGAAACTTCAGCGCCATGTGGATCTCCACGAGCTGAAGAATGTACTGAGCATAAACCAAGTCCTACGGAACCTGATCATGATGATACAATTGAGGAGCCAAAGTCGGGAATGGAGTTTAATTCCTTTGAAGATTTATTAAGTTATTATAAGGAATATGGTAAGAAATGTGGGTTTGGGGTGATGACAAAACGGACCGAGAGGGGAGAAGATGAGTCTGTTAGATATGTCACCCTTGCTTGTGCTCGCGGTGGGAAGGCCCGGAATAGGACGTTGAATGTTGCTAACCCACGGCCGGCAGGGAAAACTgaatgtaaggcaaagattaaCGCCTTAAGGCAAGATGGTGTGCTTCGGTTGACGACAGTACATAATATCCATAACCACGGCCTCAGTCCAAAGAAATCTCGCTTTTTCcgatgtaatagagaagttaGTGATGCTGTAAAAAGGGTCCTCGATACAAATGATTTGGCTGGCATCCGAACAAATAAGAGTTACggatctcttgttgttggcGCGGGTGGATTCGAGAACctcccatttttggaaaaggATTGTCGTAATTATATTGACAAGGCCAGACATTTACGACTTGGAGCAGGTGGTGCTGGAGCGCTCCGAGATTACTTTTTACAGATGCAGTACAAAAATCCTGGGTTCTTTTATATGATGGATATAGATGATGAGGGGAGGTTAAAGAACGTCTTCTGGGCAGACCCCCGTAGTAGAGCAGCGTACCAAGATTTTGGTGACGTGGTCACATTCGACACCACGTACCTAACCAATCGATATGGGATGccctttgcaccatttgttggtgtaaaccaccatggaCAGTCAATTTTGTTGGGGGCAGGCCTGATTTCCAGTGAGGATACCGAGACCTTTGTGTGGTTATTCGAGACATGGTTGCAATGCATGGATGGTATCGCTCCGAAGGCTATTATCACTGTTCAGGATAGAGCGATGAAAAATGCGATCGCTCTTGTTTTCCCAAAAACCCGGCATAGATTTTGTCTTTGGCATATACTAAAGAAAGTCCCCGAGAAGCTTGGCTCATATAGTTTGTACAAAACTGGGATGAAAAATGCATTGATGAAATGTGTCTATGACACCCAACttgttgatgagtttgagaaatgttgggATCAGTTGATTAACACTTATAACTTACATGAGAATGCGTGGTTGCAAAGCCTATATGTTGAGCGTGAACATTGGGTACCGGCATATCTGAAGGAGTgtttttgggctggaatgagtacaacgcaGCGAagcgagagcatgaatgcattttttgatgGTTATGTTCATACTAGGACAAACTTGAAGGAGTTTGTAGACCAATTTGATAATGCCTtgaaaaaaagattgagaatgaaaatcttGCGGACTTCCAGTCATTTAATGCCACAATCCCCTGCATATCTAGATCTCCGATTGAAAAGAGGTTTCAAGAGTTGTACACGAATGTAA
- the LOC121247561 gene encoding uncharacterized protein LOC121247561, with protein MSSSSFAKRTLGQAHCFCKVDATLRYSSTPRNPGRPFLGCLKYNTEGLPYCKFFKWADSNQEIEFHLQERNNDLLRREKEVEKMLDDVEKMKTELRKRVDEIEKRELVVLNREIVVSTREKVLLEQETVMRRGRTLHRVFWNFLFVVAFYLVVYK; from the exons ATGTCTTCTTCATCATTTGCAAAACGTACTTTGGGACAAGCACATTGCTTTTGTAAGGTCGATGCGACATTGAGATATTCAAGTACTCCAAGAAATCCAGGACGACCCTTCTTAGGGTGTCTAAAGTACAATACAGAG GGATTaccatattgtaaatttttcaaGTGGGCAGATAGTAATCAAGAGATTGAGTTCCATCTTCAAGAAAGAAATAATGATCTGTTAAGGAGGGAGAAGGAGGTCGAGAAGATGCTGGACGATGTGGAAAAGATGAAGACTGAGCTCCGTAAAAGAGTGGATGAAATCGAGAAGAGAGAGCTGGTGGTATTGAATAGAGAGATAGTGGTATCCACAAGAGAGAAGGTGCTTCTGGAACAAGAAACTGTAATGAGGCGGGGACGGACACTACATCGggtgttttggaattttttatttgtcgTTGCATTTTACTTGGTAgtttataagtaa
- the LOC121245786 gene encoding LOB domain-containing protein 15-like isoform X2 — MGRRHVLGPSGTLNTITPCAACKLLRRRCAQECPFSPYFSPHEPQKFASVHKVFGASNVSKMLMEVPENQRADAANSLVYEANVRLRDPVYGCMGAISALQQQVQSLQAELNAVRAEILNYKYREANIVPSSHHVALLTSSGAVSVAAPPPTPPPPTPPPPPSLLPPTSSSSSMYTQPTSAADYSTMSSDNIVSYFG; from the exons ATGGGAAGAAGACACGTGTTAGGTCCTTCTGGAACCCTAAACACCATTACACCATGCGCTGCTTGTAAGCTCTTGAGACGAAGGTGTGCCCAAGAATGCCCCTTTTCTCCATACTTCTCTCCCCATGAACCCCAGAAGTTTGCTTCTGTTCACAAAGTCTTTGGTGCCAGCAACGTATCAAAGATGCTAATG GAGGTACCGGAAAATCAAAGAGCCGACGCGGCAAATAGTCTGGTTTACGAGGCTAACGTGAGGCTGAGAGACCCGGTCTATGGGTGCATGGGTGCCATATCAGCTTTGCAACAGCAAGTTCAATCTTTACAAGCTGAACTCAATGCAGTCAGGGCAGAGATTCTTAACTACAAATATAGGGAAGCTAATATCGTACCCTCTTCTCATCATGTGGCTTTGCTCACTTCTTCAGGGGCTGTTTCGGTTGCTGCACCACCGCCAACTCCGCCACCCCCAACACCGCCACCGCCaccttctcttcttcctcctacttcttcctcttcctctatGTACACCCAGCCAACCAGCGCTGCCGACTATAGCACCATGTCAAGTGATAATATTGTCTcttattttggttaa
- the LOC121245786 gene encoding LOB domain-containing protein 15-like isoform X1, with translation MSTDRERFDEIGKRIKRETDAFSHMGRRHVLGPSGTLNTITPCAACKLLRRRCAQECPFSPYFSPHEPQKFASVHKVFGASNVSKMLMEVPENQRADAANSLVYEANVRLRDPVYGCMGAISALQQQVQSLQAELNAVRAEILNYKYREANIVPSSHHVALLTSSGAVSVAAPPPTPPPPTPPPPPSLLPPTSSSSSMYTQPTSAADYSTMSSDNIVSYFG, from the exons ATGTCCACAGATAG GGAGAGATTTGATGAGATAGGCAAGAGGATCAAGAGAGAAACCGATGCTTTTTCTCATATGGGAAGAAGACACGTGTTAGGTCCTTCTGGAACCCTAAACACCATTACACCATGCGCTGCTTGTAAGCTCTTGAGACGAAGGTGTGCCCAAGAATGCCCCTTTTCTCCATACTTCTCTCCCCATGAACCCCAGAAGTTTGCTTCTGTTCACAAAGTCTTTGGTGCCAGCAACGTATCAAAGATGCTAATG GAGGTACCGGAAAATCAAAGAGCCGACGCGGCAAATAGTCTGGTTTACGAGGCTAACGTGAGGCTGAGAGACCCGGTCTATGGGTGCATGGGTGCCATATCAGCTTTGCAACAGCAAGTTCAATCTTTACAAGCTGAACTCAATGCAGTCAGGGCAGAGATTCTTAACTACAAATATAGGGAAGCTAATATCGTACCCTCTTCTCATCATGTGGCTTTGCTCACTTCTTCAGGGGCTGTTTCGGTTGCTGCACCACCGCCAACTCCGCCACCCCCAACACCGCCACCGCCaccttctcttcttcctcctacttcttcctcttcctctatGTACACCCAGCCAACCAGCGCTGCCGACTATAGCACCATGTCAAGTGATAATATTGTCTcttattttggttaa
- the LOC121247496 gene encoding uncharacterized protein LOC121247496 → MVGNSHDDYDDDPEQQYSLDLKENDKFFSRLMAKETSAPNSSCRVLYYGRASSAVPFTWESQPGTPKHAAISESSFIPALQITPPPNSHYCANSKSKSNSVKKINSKPNPFYTNIFPKLLTTT, encoded by the coding sequence ATGGTAGGGAATAGCCATGATGATTATGATGATGATCCTGAGCAGCAGTACTCCCTTGATCTGAAGGAGAATGACAAGTTCTTCTCTAGGCTTATGGCCAAGGAAACCTCGGCCCCCAACTCTTCTTGCAGGGTTCTTTACTATGGAAGAGCATCGAGTGCAGTTCCATTCACATGGGAGTCACAGCCAGGCACCCCTAAGCACGCGGCCATCTCCGAGTCCTCTTTCATCCCAGCTCTCCAGATCACACCCCCTCCTAATTCCCATTACTGCGCTAATTCCAAATCCAAGTCCAACTCCGTGAAGAAGATCAACTCAAAGCCAAACCCATTTTATACCAATATTTTTCCCAAGTTGCTGACTACTACTTAG